The sequence CCCCAGCCGCCACAGGGTGCGGCCCGCCCCCACGGCCAGGCTGCGCCCGGTGCGGAACGCGGCTCGGGTGAGGAGCCTCCCCGAGCGGTTGACGCGGGCCAGGTCGGCGTCGAGGGTCTCGGAACTGAGTCCGGCCGCGCGCAGGTGGACCTGGGCCACCTCGGGCGGGGCCGCCCGCAACGCGCGCCGCAACGCCCACAGGGCGATCCCCAGGTCGTCCAGCTGCCCCAGGACGGGAACGAATCCCGGGATGAGATCCACCGGCGACAGCAGGTATCCAATGCCTCCCAGCAGTAGGAGGCGGTGCCGCCGCCGGATGCGCCGCTCCCGCACCAGCGCCCAGGCCAGGCGGGAGTAGGACGGCAGCCGACGCAGCACCGGCACCAGTTCCATTCGCAGGAGCGGCAGGGTCGGGCCCTCAAACATTGAGCTCCACCACCGTGACACCTTCGCCGCCCTCCCCGGGATTTCCCGGCCGGAAGGCGCGCACGTGTGGGTGGCCGCGGAGGAAGGCCTGCACCGCCCGGCGCAGGGCTCCGGTCCCCTTGCCGTGAATCAGAGTGACCTGCGGCAGGCCTGCCAGCGCCGCCTCGTCCAGGTAGCGGTCCACCTCGGGCAGCGCCTCGTCCACAGTCTGACCCCGCAGCGAGAGCTCGAGCGGCACAGCCCGGGGCACCCCCGCCAACCCCGGCGCCCGTTCCCCACCCGGTGACGGCCCGGGCCCCCCGGCCCCATCTTCCACCAGCCGCAGCGCCGGCATCGGCAGGCGCGCGCGCACGCTTCCGACCTCCACCTCCACCTCCCCGCGGGCGTCGGGCCGCGCCAGCACACGGCCGGTCCGGGCCAGCGCCGGGATAAAGACCCGCTGCCCCACGGCCACCTCCCGGGGAGGGGCTCCGGCTACTTCCGCAGGGGTCTCGGCCGCCGCCCGCTCTGTCCACTCCGCCGCCAGGGAGGCCAGGCGGCGCTGCGCCTCCTGGGCGGCCTCCAGGTTGCGGGTGGCGCGGACCTGGCGCAGCACCGCCTCCAGCTCCTGCCGGGTGCGCCGCAACAGCTCCTCGGCCTCCCGTCGCGCCTCCGCCGCCAGGCGTCGCCGCTCCGCCTGCAGCCGCGCCAGCTCCGTCTCGTACCGTTCGGCCAGGGTCCGCGCCTCCTGCCGCAGCCTCTCCGCCTCCTCCCGCGCCCGCGCCGCGCTCTGCCGGTCGCCTGCCGCCTCGCGCAGCAGGTCGTCAGCCCGCAGGCGGTCCGCCGAGAGGAAGGAGCGGGCGCGGTCCACGACCTGCGGCGCCAGTCCCAGGCGCCGGGCGATGATCAGCGCGTTGCTCTGCCCCGGCTGGCCGACGAGGACGCGGAAGGTGGGTCGTAGCGTCTCCGGGTCGAACTCCACTGAGGCGTTCTCCACCCCGGGGAGGCTGTAGGCCAGTGCCTTGAGGTCGTTGTTGTGGGTGGTCGCCGCGGTGGTGGCGCCCCCCTCCAGCAGCGTCTCAATGATGGCCCGGGCCAGCGCCGCCCCCTCTGTGGGATCGGTTCCCGCAGCCACCTCGTCCAGCAGGACCAGTGCCGGGGGCCGCAGGGCGGCCAGGATATCCACGATCGCCCGAAGGTGCGAGGAGAAGGTGGAGAGGCTCTGCTCGATGGACTGCTCGTCCCCGATGTCGGCGAAGACCTGGGAGAAGACCCCCAGAATGGATGTCTCCGCCGCCGGGATGTGTAGGCCCGCCTGAGCCATCAGGGTAAGCAGGCCGATGGTCTTCAAGGTCACGGTCTTGCCCCCGGTGTTAGGACCGCTGATGATCAGCGTCTTAAACCGTCTCCCCAGTTCCACGTCAATGGGCACCACGCGCTCCGGCCCCAGGTGGCGCAACAGCAGCGGGTGGCGCGCCTGCCGCAGGTCCACCAGCGGTACCGCCTCCAGCCGCGGTTCCACACAGGCAAACCGCTCGCTGAGCGCGGCCTTGGCCAGCGCCAGGTCCACCGCGCCCAGCGCCTCCAGGGTGGTGCCGATGCTCTCCGCCTGGGCCGCCACCGCCTGGCTGAGTTCGGCGAGCAGCCGCCCTATCTCCGCCCGCGCCTCCGCCACCAGCTCCCGCAGCCGGTTGCCCAGGGGGACTATGGCCAGGGGCTCCATGAAGACGGTGGCGCCGCTGGTGGACTGATCGTGGACGATCCCGGGAAACTGTCCCTTGGCCTCCTGACGGATGGGGATGACGAAGCGGTCGGAGCGGATGGTGACAAGCGGCTCCTGCACCATTCGGGCGTAGGCAGGATCGCGCAGGATCCCCTCAAGCTGCTCCCGGAGGCGCCGCTCCAGGGCGCGCTGTTCGGCGCGGATGCGCCGCAGGTGCGGGCTGGCGCCATCGCGTACCTCTCCGGCCTCATCCAGAACAGCGGTGATCCGCTCCTCCAAGAGTGGCTGCGGCGTGATCCCCCGCCCCAGCTCTGCCAGATGCGGCGCCTGCGCGCGGTGGGCCTCGAGGAACGCCTTCAGCCGCCGGGCCACCTCCAGGGTCTGGGCCACGTCTAGCAGATCCTGCGGGTCGAGCGTCCCCCCGGCGACCGCCCGTCGCAGGGAGGGGCGCAGGTCGCGGGCCCCGCGCAGGGAGACCTCTCCCGATGCGCGGAGAGCCGCCGCCTCGGTGGTCTCCCGGAGGCGTGCGCGGCAAGTCTCCAGGTCTGTGGCCGGCAGGAGCGCGGCCGCCTGCTCCCGCCCCATAGGGGTGATTGTCTCTGCGGCCAGCAGCTCCAGGACCTGGGGATACTCCAGGACGCGCAGGGAGCGGGGGTCCACGGCTAGACCTCCACCCCCATGCTGCGCAGCACAGCGGGTGCGATGTCGGTGAGCGCGGCGACCTCCCGGAAGTGCCGCCGCGCGGGACCGAGCACCAGGGTGGGAACGGGATTTGCCGTGTGGACGCGCGTGCGGCCGTCCTCAATGTTTCCGTGGTCGCTGCTCACCACCAGCGTCACCTCTGCCGGCAGCGCCGCGGTGATCCCCGCCAGCATCTCGTCCACGAGCTCCACTACTGCGACGGGGCTGACCTCCACCCGGCCGTGCGCCGCCAGGTCGGTCAGGAAGAACTCGAACAGGGTGAAGTCGTACTCCGCAGCCAGATGGGCCAGGTGCCGCCCTGCCTGGAACGGCGTGCGCAGGGGCAGGTCATATCCCCAGGCGCGCAGCCGGGCGT comes from Armatimonadota bacterium and encodes:
- a CDS encoding YkvA family protein, translated to MFEGPTLPLLRMELVPVLRRLPSYSRLAWALVRERRIRRRHRLLLLGGIGYLLSPVDLIPGFVPVLGQLDDLGIALWALRRALRAAPPEVAQVHLRAAGLSSETLDADLARVNRSGRLLTRAAFRTGRSLAVGAGRTLWRLGRQVLAR
- a CDS encoding endonuclease MutS2, translated to MDPRSLRVLEYPQVLELLAAETITPMGREQAAALLPATDLETCRARLRETTEAAALRASGEVSLRGARDLRPSLRRAVAGGTLDPQDLLDVAQTLEVARRLKAFLEAHRAQAPHLAELGRGITPQPLLEERITAVLDEAGEVRDGASPHLRRIRAEQRALERRLREQLEGILRDPAYARMVQEPLVTIRSDRFVIPIRQEAKGQFPGIVHDQSTSGATVFMEPLAIVPLGNRLRELVAEARAEIGRLLAELSQAVAAQAESIGTTLEALGAVDLALAKAALSERFACVEPRLEAVPLVDLRQARHPLLLRHLGPERVVPIDVELGRRFKTLIISGPNTGGKTVTLKTIGLLTLMAQAGLHIPAAETSILGVFSQVFADIGDEQSIEQSLSTFSSHLRAIVDILAALRPPALVLLDEVAAGTDPTEGAALARAIIETLLEGGATTAATTHNNDLKALAYSLPGVENASVEFDPETLRPTFRVLVGQPGQSNALIIARRLGLAPQVVDRARSFLSADRLRADDLLREAAGDRQSAARAREEAERLRQEARTLAERYETELARLQAERRRLAAEARREAEELLRRTRQELEAVLRQVRATRNLEAAQEAQRRLASLAAEWTERAAAETPAEVAGAPPREVAVGQRVFIPALARTGRVLARPDARGEVEVEVGSVRARLPMPALRLVEDGAGGPGPSPGGERAPGLAGVPRAVPLELSLRGQTVDEALPEVDRYLDEAALAGLPQVTLIHGKGTGALRRAVQAFLRGHPHVRAFRPGNPGEGGEGVTVVELNV